Proteins from one Salinispora arenicola genomic window:
- a CDS encoding DNA-directed RNA polymerase subunit beta, translating to MAASRPAKTSRTSSAFAPRRVSFGRITEHLEVPNLLAIQTESFDWLVGNEAWQGRSADDPHARSGLAEILDEISPIEDFSGTMSLSFSAPRFDEVKASIEECKEKDLTYCAPLFVTAEFTNNTTGEIKSQTVFMGDFPMMTPKGTFIINGTERVVTSQLVRSSGVYFDKQPDKTSDRDLSSVKVIPSRGAWLEFDIDKRDTVGVRIDRKRRQAVTVLLKAIGWSAEQIREKFGWSELMMTTLEKDHIAGQDEALLDIYRKLRPGEPPTRENAQTLLDNLFFNPKRYDVAKVGRYKFNKKLDLDLPIDTGVLTQDDIVATVEYLCRLHAGEEGYEADDIDHFGNRRLRTVGELIQNQVRVGLSRMERVVRERMTTQDVEAITPQTLINIRPVVAAIKEFFGTSQLSQFMDQTNPLAGLTHRRRLNALGPGGLSRERAGFEVRDVHPSHYGRMCPIETPEGPNIGLIGNLSTFARVNPFGFIETPYRKVVDGRVTDQVDYLTADDEDRFVKAQANAPLNADGSFAEDRVLVRRKGGETEDVAPSAVDYMDISPRQMVSVGTAMIPFLEHDDANRALMGANMQRQAVPLVKAEAPLVGTGMEYRAAVDAGDVVVAEVGGVIEDLCADYVTIHQDDGHRRTYLLHKFRRSNSGSCVNQKPVVFEGDRVEAGQVIADGPCTDEGEMALGRNLLVAFMTWEGYNYEDAIILSQRLVQQDVLTSIHIEEHEVDARDTKLGPEEITRDIPNVSEEMLADLDERGIIRIGAEVVPGDVLVGKVTPKGETELTPEERLLRAIFGEKAREVRDTSLKVPHGETGTVIGVRTFSREDGDELPPGVNELVRVYVAQKRKIQDGDKLAGRHGNKGVISKILPVEDMPFLEDGTPVDIVLNPLGVPSRMNIGQVLETHLGWVAKTGWKVEGDDAEWKRQLQAIGADESEPDSNVATPVFDGAREEEISGLLASTRSNRDGKQLIGSSGKAQLFDGRSGEPLPDPIAVGYIYILKLNHLVDDKIHARSTGPYSMITQQPLGGKAQFGGQRFGEMECWAMQAYGAAYALQELLTIKSDDVLGRVKVYEAIVKGENIPEPGIPESFKVLLKELQSLCLNVEVLSSDGVALEMRETDDEVFRAAEELGIDLSRREPSSVEEV from the coding sequence TTGGCAGCTTCCCGCCCTGCGAAGACCAGTCGTACGTCGAGCGCTTTCGCTCCCCGCCGAGTTTCTTTCGGTCGGATTACCGAACACCTCGAGGTCCCCAACCTCCTAGCCATCCAGACCGAGTCCTTCGACTGGCTGGTCGGCAACGAGGCGTGGCAGGGCCGGTCGGCGGACGACCCGCACGCACGCTCGGGTCTCGCGGAGATCCTCGACGAGATCAGTCCCATTGAGGACTTCTCTGGCACCATGTCGCTCTCCTTCTCGGCTCCGCGCTTTGACGAGGTCAAGGCCTCGATCGAGGAGTGCAAGGAGAAGGACCTCACCTACTGCGCGCCACTGTTCGTGACCGCGGAGTTCACCAACAACACCACCGGCGAGATCAAGAGCCAGACGGTGTTCATGGGTGACTTCCCGATGATGACGCCGAAGGGCACCTTCATCATCAACGGCACCGAGCGCGTCGTCACCAGCCAACTTGTCCGCTCGTCGGGTGTGTACTTCGACAAGCAGCCGGACAAGACCTCCGACCGCGACCTGTCCAGCGTCAAGGTCATCCCGAGCCGGGGTGCCTGGTTGGAGTTCGACATCGACAAGCGCGACACGGTCGGGGTGCGCATCGACCGTAAGCGTCGGCAGGCCGTCACGGTGCTGCTCAAGGCGATCGGCTGGTCGGCCGAGCAGATCCGGGAGAAGTTCGGCTGGTCCGAGCTGATGATGACCACGCTCGAGAAGGACCACATCGCCGGCCAGGACGAGGCCCTGCTCGACATCTACCGGAAGCTTCGCCCTGGCGAGCCGCCGACCCGGGAGAACGCCCAGACCCTGCTCGACAACCTCTTCTTCAACCCGAAGCGGTACGACGTCGCCAAGGTCGGTCGGTACAAGTTCAACAAGAAGCTCGATCTGGACCTGCCGATCGACACCGGTGTGCTCACCCAGGACGACATCGTCGCCACCGTCGAGTACCTCTGCCGGCTACACGCGGGTGAGGAGGGCTACGAGGCAGACGACATCGACCACTTCGGTAACCGTCGGCTGCGTACCGTGGGCGAGTTGATTCAGAACCAGGTCCGGGTCGGCCTGTCCCGGATGGAGCGGGTCGTCCGCGAGCGGATGACGACGCAGGACGTGGAGGCGATCACGCCGCAGACCCTGATCAATATCCGTCCGGTGGTGGCGGCGATCAAGGAGTTCTTCGGCACGTCACAGCTGTCCCAGTTCATGGACCAGACCAACCCGCTGGCGGGCCTGACCCACCGGCGGCGGCTGAACGCGCTCGGCCCAGGGGGTCTGTCCCGGGAGCGGGCCGGCTTCGAGGTCCGCGACGTGCACCCGTCCCACTACGGCCGGATGTGTCCGATCGAGACGCCCGAAGGCCCGAACATCGGCCTGATCGGCAACCTGTCGACGTTCGCCCGGGTCAACCCGTTCGGCTTCATCGAGACGCCATACCGCAAGGTCGTCGACGGCCGGGTCACCGACCAGGTCGACTACCTGACCGCGGATGACGAGGACCGGTTCGTCAAGGCGCAGGCCAACGCCCCGCTGAACGCGGACGGCTCGTTCGCCGAGGACCGCGTCCTGGTCCGCCGTAAGGGCGGTGAGACCGAGGACGTGGCGCCGTCCGCCGTGGACTACATGGACATCTCGCCGCGGCAGATGGTCTCCGTCGGTACCGCGATGATCCCGTTCCTCGAGCACGACGACGCCAACCGGGCGCTGATGGGCGCCAACATGCAGCGTCAGGCGGTGCCGCTGGTCAAGGCCGAGGCCCCGCTGGTCGGTACCGGGATGGAGTACCGCGCCGCCGTGGACGCCGGCGACGTGGTGGTCGCCGAGGTCGGCGGTGTGATCGAGGACCTCTGCGCCGACTACGTCACCATCCACCAGGACGACGGCCACCGTCGGACGTACCTGCTGCACAAGTTCCGCCGCTCCAACTCCGGCTCCTGCGTCAACCAGAAGCCGGTCGTCTTCGAGGGCGACCGTGTCGAGGCCGGTCAGGTCATTGCCGACGGCCCGTGCACCGACGAGGGCGAGATGGCGCTCGGGCGTAACCTGCTCGTGGCGTTCATGACCTGGGAGGGCTACAACTACGAGGACGCGATCATCCTGTCGCAGCGCCTCGTGCAGCAGGACGTGCTCACCTCGATCCACATCGAGGAGCACGAGGTCGACGCCCGGGACACCAAGCTCGGTCCGGAGGAAATCACCCGCGACATCCCGAACGTCAGCGAGGAGATGCTCGCCGACCTCGATGAGCGGGGCATCATTCGGATCGGCGCCGAGGTCGTTCCCGGCGACGTCCTGGTCGGTAAGGTCACCCCCAAGGGCGAGACCGAGCTGACTCCCGAGGAGCGGCTGCTCCGCGCGATCTTCGGTGAGAAGGCGCGTGAGGTTCGGGACACCTCGCTGAAGGTGCCGCACGGCGAGACCGGCACGGTCATCGGCGTTCGTACCTTCTCCCGTGAGGACGGCGACGAACTGCCGCCGGGAGTCAACGAGTTGGTCCGGGTCTACGTCGCACAGAAGCGGAAGATCCAGGACGGCGACAAGCTCGCCGGCCGGCACGGCAACAAGGGCGTCATCTCCAAGATCCTGCCCGTTGAGGACATGCCGTTCCTTGAGGACGGTACCCCGGTCGACATCGTGCTGAACCCGCTCGGTGTGCCGTCTCGGATGAACATCGGCCAGGTTCTGGAGACGCACCTCGGCTGGGTGGCCAAGACCGGGTGGAAGGTCGAGGGCGACGACGCCGAGTGGAAGCGCCAGCTACAGGCGATCGGTGCCGACGAGTCCGAGCCGGACAGCAACGTGGCCACTCCGGTCTTCGACGGTGCCCGGGAGGAGGAGATCTCCGGTCTGCTGGCGTCGACCCGGTCCAACCGGGACGGCAAGCAGCTGATCGGTTCGTCCGGCAAGGCCCAGCTGTTCGATGGCCGCTCCGGTGAACCGCTGCCGGACCCGATCGCGGTCGGCTACATCTACATCCTGAAGCTCAACCACTTGGTCGACGACAAGATCCACGCACGGTCGACCGGTCCGTACTCGATGATCACGCAGCAGCCGCTGGGTGGTAAGGCACAGTTCGGTGGTCAGCGCTTCGGTGAGATGGAGTGCTGGGCGATGCAGGCGTACGGTGCCGCATACGCCCTGCAGGAGCTGCTGACGATCAAGTCCGATGACGTCCTCGGCCGGGTGAAGGTCTACGAGGCGATCGTCAAGGGCGAGAACATCCCGGAGCCGGGCATTCCGGAGTCGTTCAAGGTGCTACTCAAGGAGCTTCAGTCGCTCTGCCTCAACGTCGAGGTGCTCTCCAGCGACGGTGTGGCCCTGGAGATGCGCGAGACCGACGACGAGGTGTTCCGGGCCGCGGAGGAGCTGGGCATCGACCTGTCCCGGCGCGAGCCGAGCTCGGTCGAAGAGGTGTGA
- a CDS encoding DNA-directed RNA polymerase subunit beta', translating to MLDVNFFDELRIGLATADDIRQWSHGEVKKPETINYRTLKPEKDGLFCEKIFGPQRDWECYCGKYKRVRFKGIICERCGVEVTRSKVRRERMGHIELAASVTHIWYFKGVPSRLGYLLDLAPKDLEKIIYFASYVVTSVDAEARHRDLATIENEILAEKRQSENSRDSEIEKRAGKLEADLAELEAEGAKADVRRKVKEGGEREMRQIRDRAQREIDRLDEVLDTFRKLEPKQLVTDELLYRELRDRFGEYFTGGMGAEAIKALVQNMDLDAEAESLRETIRTGKGQRKIRALKRLKVVAAFLNTRNSPLGMVLDCVPVIPPDLRPMVQLDGGRFATSDLNDLYRRVINRNNRLKRLIDLGAPEIIVNNEKRMLQEAVDALFDNGRRGRPVTGPGNRPLKSLSDMLKGKQGRFRQNLLGKRVDYSGRSVIVVGPKLKLHQCGLPKQMALELFKPFVMKRLVDLNHAQNIKSAKRMVERQRPVVWDVLEEVIGEHPVLLNRAPTLHRLGIQAFEPQLVEGKAIQIHPLVCTAFNADFDGDQMAVHVPLSAEAQAEARILMLSSNNILKPADGKPVTMPTQDMIIGLYHLTHRTSGERGEGRAFSSDAEARMAFDNGELHLQAPVKIRLRGLVGVETGPGAESWTAPEGWVEGDPITVETTLGRVLFNEALPPGYRFVNYEIRKGQLSAIVNDLAERFPKVALAATLDGLKEAGFHWATWSGVTIGMEDVLAPPRKREVLDRYEKEADRIDKQYQRGLMTAEERRGELIEIWTKATNEVAKEMDTALPQENPLWKMINSGARGNLLQLRQIAAIRGLVANPKGEIIPRPIKASYREGLSVLEYFISTHGARKGLADTALRTADSGYLTRRLVDVSQDVIIREEDCGTDRAIPMQVGQQTGEAGSLVVHEHAETSVHARTLADDIKGPDGTVVAERGADINSILVDRIVAAGVESVRVRSVLTCESKLGVCGACYGRSLPTGKTVDVGEAVGIIAAQSIGEPGTQLTMRTFHTGGVAGEDITQGLPRVQEIFEARIPKGKAPIADTPGRVRLEDGERSRKIIVVPDDGSDEIVYDKISKRVRLLANDGDHVEVGEKLTVGTIDPHELLRILGPRAVQVHLTQEVQEVYRSQGVLIHDKHIEIIIRQMLKRVTVIDSGSTEFLPGVLVDRALFESENRRLVSEGGEPAAGRPVLMGITKASLATDSWLSAASFQETTRVLTDAAIHARSDSLIGLKENVIIGKLIPAGTGISKYRNVRVEPTEEAKAKVYSMTGYPETDYGFGPASGQAVPLDDFDFGSYR from the coding sequence GTGCTCGACGTCAACTTCTTCGACGAGCTGCGCATCGGCCTCGCCACCGCCGACGACATCCGGCAGTGGTCCCACGGCGAGGTCAAGAAGCCGGAGACGATCAACTACCGCACTCTCAAGCCGGAGAAGGACGGGCTTTTCTGCGAGAAGATCTTCGGTCCTCAGCGGGACTGGGAGTGCTACTGCGGCAAGTACAAGCGGGTCCGCTTCAAGGGCATCATCTGCGAGCGCTGCGGCGTCGAGGTGACCCGATCGAAGGTCCGCCGGGAGCGGATGGGGCATATCGAGCTGGCCGCCTCGGTGACCCACATCTGGTATTTCAAGGGTGTGCCGAGCCGGCTGGGCTACCTGCTGGACCTCGCCCCCAAGGACCTTGAGAAGATCATCTACTTCGCCTCGTACGTGGTGACGAGCGTGGACGCCGAGGCGCGCCACCGGGACCTCGCCACGATCGAGAACGAGATTCTGGCCGAGAAGCGGCAGTCCGAGAACAGCCGCGACTCGGAGATCGAGAAGCGGGCCGGCAAACTCGAGGCCGACCTGGCCGAGTTGGAGGCCGAGGGCGCCAAGGCGGACGTCCGGCGCAAGGTCAAGGAGGGCGGAGAGCGCGAGATGCGCCAGATCCGCGACCGGGCCCAGCGTGAGATCGACCGCCTGGACGAGGTGCTGGACACCTTCCGCAAGCTGGAGCCGAAGCAACTGGTCACCGACGAGTTGCTGTACCGGGAGCTGCGCGACCGGTTCGGCGAGTACTTCACCGGTGGTATGGGTGCCGAGGCGATCAAGGCGTTGGTCCAGAACATGGACCTCGACGCCGAGGCCGAGAGCCTGCGGGAGACCATCCGCACTGGCAAGGGGCAGCGGAAGATCCGGGCGCTCAAGCGGCTCAAGGTGGTCGCGGCGTTTCTGAACACCCGCAACTCGCCGCTCGGTATGGTGCTGGACTGCGTCCCGGTCATTCCGCCGGATCTGCGCCCCATGGTGCAGCTCGACGGCGGCCGCTTCGCGACCTCCGACCTGAACGACCTGTACCGCCGGGTGATCAACCGGAACAACCGGCTCAAGCGGCTGATCGATCTCGGTGCCCCCGAGATCATTGTCAACAACGAGAAGCGGATGCTCCAGGAGGCCGTTGACGCGTTGTTCGACAACGGCCGCCGTGGTCGGCCGGTCACCGGTCCGGGTAACCGTCCACTCAAGTCGCTGTCGGACATGCTTAAGGGCAAGCAGGGCCGGTTCCGCCAGAACCTGCTCGGCAAGCGGGTCGACTACTCGGGTCGGTCGGTCATCGTGGTCGGCCCGAAGCTCAAGCTGCACCAGTGCGGCCTGCCCAAGCAGATGGCGTTGGAGCTGTTCAAGCCGTTCGTGATGAAGCGGCTGGTGGACCTCAACCACGCGCAGAACATCAAGTCCGCCAAGCGGATGGTCGAGCGGCAGCGGCCGGTTGTCTGGGACGTGCTGGAGGAGGTCATCGGTGAGCACCCGGTGCTGCTCAACCGGGCGCCGACCCTGCACCGACTGGGTATCCAGGCATTCGAGCCACAGTTGGTCGAGGGCAAGGCGATCCAGATCCACCCGCTGGTGTGCACCGCGTTCAACGCCGACTTCGATGGTGACCAGATGGCGGTCCACGTGCCGCTGTCGGCCGAGGCTCAGGCCGAGGCGCGGATCCTGATGCTGTCCTCCAACAACATCCTCAAGCCGGCCGACGGTAAGCCGGTGACCATGCCCACCCAGGACATGATCATCGGTCTCTACCACCTCACCCACCGCACCTCCGGTGAGCGGGGTGAGGGCCGGGCGTTCAGCTCGGACGCCGAGGCCCGGATGGCGTTCGACAACGGTGAACTGCACCTGCAGGCGCCGGTGAAGATCCGCCTGCGGGGTCTGGTCGGGGTCGAGACTGGCCCCGGTGCCGAGTCGTGGACCGCGCCGGAGGGCTGGGTCGAGGGTGATCCGATCACGGTGGAGACGACTCTCGGCCGGGTCCTGTTCAACGAGGCCCTCCCCCCGGGGTACCGGTTCGTGAACTACGAGATCCGCAAGGGCCAGCTCTCCGCGATCGTCAACGACCTCGCCGAGCGGTTCCCGAAGGTCGCCCTCGCGGCTACCCTCGACGGCCTCAAGGAGGCCGGCTTCCACTGGGCCACCTGGTCCGGCGTGACCATCGGTATGGAGGACGTGCTGGCGCCGCCGCGCAAGCGGGAAGTCCTCGATCGGTACGAGAAGGAAGCCGACCGGATCGACAAGCAGTACCAGCGTGGTCTGATGACCGCCGAGGAACGCCGTGGTGAGCTCATCGAGATCTGGACCAAGGCGACCAACGAGGTGGCCAAGGAGATGGACACCGCGCTCCCGCAGGAGAACCCGCTCTGGAAGATGATCAACTCGGGGGCCCGCGGTAACCTGCTCCAGCTCCGGCAGATCGCAGCGATCCGTGGTTTGGTGGCGAACCCGAAGGGTGAGATCATCCCGCGTCCGATCAAGGCGTCTTACCGGGAGGGCCTGTCCGTTCTGGAGTACTTCATCTCCACGCACGGCGCCCGGAAGGGTCTCGCGGACACCGCGCTGCGTACCGCCGACTCGGGGTACCTGACCCGTCGTCTGGTGGACGTCTCGCAGGATGTGATCATCCGCGAGGAGGACTGCGGCACGGACCGCGCCATTCCGATGCAGGTGGGTCAGCAGACCGGTGAGGCCGGTTCGCTGGTCGTGCACGAGCACGCGGAGACCAGCGTGCACGCCCGTACGCTGGCCGACGACATCAAGGGGCCGGACGGTACCGTCGTCGCCGAGCGGGGCGCGGACATCAACTCGATCCTGGTCGACAGGATCGTCGCCGCCGGGGTGGAGTCCGTCCGGGTCCGTAGCGTGCTCACCTGCGAGTCGAAGCTGGGTGTCTGCGGCGCCTGCTACGGACGTTCGCTGCCGACCGGCAAGACCGTGGATGTCGGCGAGGCGGTGGGTATCATCGCCGCCCAGTCGATCGGTGAGCCGGGTACGCAGCTGACGATGCGTACCTTCCACACCGGTGGTGTCGCCGGTGAGGACATCACCCAGGGTCTGCCCCGGGTCCAGGAGATCTTCGAGGCCCGGATCCCGAAGGGCAAGGCGCCGATCGCGGACACCCCGGGTCGGGTTCGGCTGGAGGACGGCGAGCGGTCCCGGAAGATCATCGTTGTGCCGGACGACGGCAGTGACGAGATCGTCTACGACAAGATCTCGAAGCGGGTCCGGCTGCTGGCCAACGACGGCGACCACGTCGAGGTCGGCGAGAAGCTCACCGTGGGTACGATCGACCCGCACGAGCTGCTCCGCATCCTCGGTCCGCGTGCGGTCCAGGTTCACCTGACCCAGGAGGTCCAGGAGGTCTACCGCTCGCAGGGTGTGCTCATCCACGACAAGCACATCGAGATCATCATCCGGCAGATGCTCAAGCGGGTGACGGTTATCGACTCCGGTTCGACCGAGTTCCTGCCCGGTGTCCTTGTGGACCGGGCGCTGTTCGAGTCGGAGAACCGTCGGCTCGTGTCCGAGGGTGGCGAGCCCGCGGCGGGCCGTCCGGTGCTGATGGGTATCACCAAGGCGTCGCTGGCCACGGACTCCTGGCTGTCGGCGGCCTCCTTCCAGGAGACCACCCGAGTGCTGACGGACGCGGCGATCCACGCCCGCAGCGACTCGCTGATCGGCCTCAAGGAGAACGTGATCATCGGTAAGCTCATCCCGGCTGGTACTGGCATCAGCAAGTACCGCAACGTGCGGGTCGAGCCGACCGAGGAGGCCAAGGCCAAGGTCTACTCGATGACCGGATACCCGGAGACCGATTACGGCTTCGGACCGGCCAGTGGTCAGGCGGTCCCGCTGGACGACTTCGACTTCGGGTCGTACCGCTAG
- a CDS encoding VOC family protein yields the protein MSDSPLRKVDTVFVKVDDPHAVAGWYQETLGWPELFRTSHIVVLQAPEGPPVTLLNPAGGEWSGFNFHAADAVAARHWLLERGVEVGELNQAPDQPVTWFWFRDPLGNRLEVCSY from the coding sequence ATGTCCGATAGCCCGCTACGCAAGGTAGACACCGTTTTCGTCAAGGTCGACGACCCGCACGCCGTGGCCGGGTGGTACCAGGAGACCCTGGGCTGGCCCGAGCTGTTCCGTACCTCGCACATCGTGGTGCTCCAGGCACCGGAGGGCCCCCCGGTCACCCTGCTGAACCCGGCCGGTGGTGAGTGGTCCGGTTTCAACTTCCATGCCGCCGATGCCGTCGCTGCCCGGCACTGGCTGCTCGAGCGTGGTGTGGAGGTAGGTGAGCTGAATCAGGCCCCTGATCAGCCGGTGACCTGGTTCTGGTTCCGTGACCCGTTGGGCAACCGACTCGAGGTCTGTTCCTACTGA
- the rpsL gene encoding 30S ribosomal protein S12, giving the protein MPTIQQLVRKGRQAKTTKTKTPALKGSPQRRGVCTRVYTTTPKKPNSALRKVARVKLSSQIEVTAYIPGVGHNLQEHSIVLVRGGRVKDLPGVRYKIVRGSLDTQGVRNRKQARSRYGAKKEKS; this is encoded by the coding sequence GTGCCCACCATTCAGCAGCTGGTCCGGAAGGGCCGCCAGGCCAAGACGACCAAGACGAAGACCCCCGCACTGAAGGGGTCGCCCCAGCGGCGGGGCGTGTGCACCCGTGTGTACACCACCACTCCGAAGAAGCCGAACTCGGCGCTGCGCAAGGTCGCTCGCGTCAAGCTCAGCAGCCAGATCGAGGTGACCGCCTACATCCCGGGTGTCGGCCACAACCTTCAGGAACACTCGATCGTGCTGGTCCGCGGCGGACGGGTGAAGGACCTCCCCGGCGTGCGATACAAGATCGTCCGTGGCTCGCTGGACACCCAGGGTGTCCGCAACCGCAAGCAGGCGCGTAGCCGCTACGGCGCGAAGAAGGAGAAGAGCTGA
- the rpsG gene encoding 30S ribosomal protein S7 yields MPRKGPAPRRPLVADPVYNSPLVTQLVNKILLRGKRQLAETIVYEALEGCREKSGTDPVVTLKRAMDNVKPTLEVRSRRVGGATYQVPVEVRPARATTLGLRWLVTYARARREKTMVERLMNELLDASNGLGAAVKRREDTHKMAESNKAFAHYRW; encoded by the coding sequence ATGCCGCGTAAGGGACCCGCTCCGCGGCGGCCGCTGGTCGCTGACCCGGTGTACAACTCGCCGCTGGTCACCCAGCTGGTAAACAAGATCCTGCTGCGCGGCAAGCGTCAGCTCGCCGAGACCATCGTGTACGAGGCCCTGGAGGGCTGCCGGGAGAAGTCCGGCACCGACCCCGTGGTCACCCTCAAGCGGGCGATGGACAACGTCAAGCCGACGCTCGAGGTGCGCAGCCGTCGGGTTGGTGGCGCCACCTACCAGGTGCCGGTCGAGGTTCGCCCGGCTCGGGCCACCACCCTGGGCCTGCGCTGGCTGGTCACCTACGCCCGGGCCCGGCGTGAGAAGACCATGGTCGAGCGGCTGATGAACGAGCTGCTGGACGCGAGCAACGGCCTCGGTGCCGCCGTCAAGCGGCGCGAGGACACCCACAAGATGGCCGAGTCCAACAAGGCATTCGCGCACTACCGCTGGTAA
- the fusA gene encoding elongation factor G, with translation MAAADALANVRNIGIMAHIDAGKTTTTERILFYTGITYKIGEVHEGAAVMDWMAQEQERGITITSAATKCEWKGHTIQIIDTPGHVDFTVEVERSLRVLDGAVAVYDGVAGVEPQTENVWRQADKYNVPRMCFVNKLDRTGADFFRCVQMMVDRLNATPLVLQVPIGLEADHIGVVDLIDMRALTWRGETQKGEDYAVEEIPAELADTAAEWREKLMETLADVDDAVMEKYLEGGEFSVEEIKAAIRRATIAGKANPVLCGSAFKNKGVQPMLDAVVDFLPSPLDIPAIEGTGTDGETPLQRKPSTSEPFSGLAFKIQTDKHLGKLTYMRVYSGVLESGSQVVNSTKDRKERIGKIYQMHANKREERSSAKAGDIIAVQGLKQTTTGDTLCDPANPVILESMTFPEPVIEVAIEPKTKADQEKLSTAIQRLAEEDPTFRVKLDDETGQTVISGMGELHLDILVDRMRREFNVEANIGKPQVAYRETIRRKVEKVEYTHKKQTGGSGQYARVIVSLEPLPLDNDSPTYEFANAVTGGRVPREFIPSVDAGAQDAMQYGILAGFPLVGVKLTLVDGQYHEVDSSEMAFKIAGSMVLKDAARKADPALLEPMMAVEVTTPEENMGDVIGDINSRRGIIQAMEERGGARVVRALVPLSEMFGYVGDLRSKTQGRASYSMQFDSYAEVPASVAKEIIAKATGE, from the coding sequence GTGGCCGCCGCAGACGCGCTCGCCAACGTACGCAACATCGGCATCATGGCGCACATCGATGCCGGTAAGACCACTACCACCGAGCGGATCCTGTTCTACACCGGTATCACCTACAAGATCGGTGAGGTCCACGAGGGCGCTGCCGTCATGGACTGGATGGCGCAGGAGCAGGAACGCGGTATCACGATCACCTCCGCCGCCACGAAGTGCGAGTGGAAGGGCCATACGATCCAGATCATCGACACGCCCGGCCACGTCGACTTCACGGTCGAGGTCGAGCGGTCGCTGCGGGTTCTGGATGGTGCGGTCGCGGTCTACGACGGGGTCGCCGGCGTGGAGCCGCAGACGGAGAACGTCTGGCGTCAGGCCGACAAGTACAACGTCCCGCGGATGTGCTTCGTCAACAAGCTCGACCGGACCGGCGCGGACTTCTTCCGCTGTGTCCAGATGATGGTTGACCGACTCAACGCCACCCCGTTGGTGCTCCAGGTGCCGATTGGGCTCGAAGCCGACCACATCGGCGTCGTCGACCTGATCGACATGCGCGCTCTCACCTGGCGCGGGGAGACCCAGAAGGGTGAGGACTACGCGGTCGAGGAGATCCCGGCTGAGTTGGCCGACACCGCCGCCGAGTGGCGCGAGAAGCTGATGGAGACGTTGGCCGACGTCGACGACGCGGTGATGGAGAAGTACCTCGAGGGCGGGGAGTTCTCCGTCGAGGAGATCAAGGCCGCCATCCGCCGGGCGACCATTGCCGGCAAGGCCAACCCGGTCCTCTGCGGTTCCGCCTTCAAGAACAAGGGCGTCCAGCCGATGCTCGACGCCGTGGTGGACTTCCTGCCGTCGCCGCTGGACATCCCGGCGATCGAGGGCACCGGGACCGATGGCGAGACGCCGCTGCAGCGGAAGCCGTCCACCTCGGAGCCGTTCTCTGGCCTGGCATTCAAGATCCAGACCGACAAGCACCTCGGTAAGCTCACCTACATGCGGGTCTACTCCGGTGTGCTCGAGTCCGGGTCGCAGGTGGTCAACTCCACCAAGGACCGCAAGGAGCGGATCGGCAAGATCTACCAGATGCACGCCAACAAGCGCGAGGAGCGTAGCTCCGCCAAGGCTGGCGACATCATCGCGGTCCAGGGCCTGAAGCAGACCACCACCGGTGACACGCTGTGCGACCCGGCGAACCCGGTCATCCTCGAGTCGATGACCTTCCCGGAGCCCGTCATCGAGGTGGCCATCGAGCCGAAGACCAAGGCTGACCAGGAGAAGCTCAGCACCGCCATCCAGCGCCTGGCCGAGGAGGACCCGACCTTCCGCGTCAAGCTGGACGACGAGACCGGTCAGACCGTCATCTCCGGCATGGGTGAGTTGCACCTGGACATCCTGGTGGACCGGATGCGCCGGGAGTTCAACGTCGAGGCGAACATCGGTAAGCCGCAGGTGGCGTACCGCGAGACCATCCGCCGTAAGGTCGAGAAGGTTGAGTACACCCACAAGAAGCAGACCGGTGGTTCCGGCCAGTACGCCCGGGTGATCGTCAGCCTGGAGCCGCTGCCGCTGGACAACGACTCACCGACCTACGAGTTCGCCAACGCCGTCACCGGTGGTCGCGTGCCCCGAGAGTTCATCCCCTCGGTGGACGCGGGGGCGCAGGACGCCATGCAATACGGCATCTTGGCCGGCTTCCCGCTGGTTGGTGTAAAGCTGACGCTGGTGGACGGTCAGTACCACGAGGTCGACTCGTCCGAGATGGCGTTCAAGATCGCCGGTTCGATGGTGCTGAAGGACGCGGCCCGCAAGGCCGATCCGGCGCTACTCGAACCGATGATGGCCGTTGAGGTCACCACTCCTGAGGAGAACATGGGTGACGTCATCGGTGACATCAACTCCCGCCGCGGCATCATCCAGGCGATGGAGGAGCGCGGCGGTGCCCGCGTCGTCCGCGCCCTGGTGCCGTTGTCGGAGATGTTCGGCTACGTCGGCGACCTGCGGTCGAAGACCCAGGGCCGGGCTAGCTACAGCATGCAGTTCGACTCCTACGCCGAGGTCCCGGCCTCGGTGGCGAAGGAGATCATCGCAAAGGCAACCGGCGAGTGA